AATGTAAAATCTGCAGATGTAGTAACCGGCATATACGACATAATCGTTTATGTTGTAGGTGAAGACCAAAATGAAATAGGAAGAATTGTTATAAAAGATATTAACCCAATTCCGGGTGTTAAAAAAGCTACAACTTGCATGGTAGTTAAATTATAAAGTAAAAGAAGCAGGAGATTCTTTGCACAGTTTTAGAATGCTAAAAGTGAAATTTTTAAAGATTGTTTTGAAAGATTAATGAATATTGGGGCAATTCATAAATTACCTCTACTTTCACTTTCCTTATCATCCCTGAGGACTTAAGTCAAAAAGAGTCTCTTTACATAAACTTATTAAAATCAAATTCTTGCCTAAGGCATAATTAAAAAATCCTTTAAATGACCTAAGACCCAATCGGGATTATTTTCAAAGAAATCAAATCTTAACTCAGATTAACCTTTTTAAATGAAATTGCTTACAAAAATCTACATGTCATTCTTCAGCCGGAGAAGAATCTCCTTTTTTACTCCTCTTTTTTCAAATAGAATAAAACAGGAGGCCATTCAGACTAAATCCTCAGAATGAGGGACAAATATTGAAATCCAAAAGGAGAGATTAGAAAAACCGGTAGTTAGTGGAGGCGGGGGGAATCGAACCCCCGTCCGGCAAAGGCCAAGCCCAAAGGGCTTCTACATGCTTAGCCTGTGATTAAGGTTTCGCCCTAAGCTCCTCCACAGGCAGAGGAGCTTAAAGCTATCCCCGTTAGGTTTCGAGCCTTCCCTCAGGGGAGGTTGGAAAGGCTCTATCCCGTATGTCTTACGCCCTATCCCAGCCTACGGGCAAGCCAGGTAGGACGTCGCTGCGTTAATTAAGCAGCGAGAGCGATTTCGCGTTCGGGAATTGTTTTGTTTTGGTTTTTTACGTAGTGACCTTCTACGGCATGCTTCCCTTTGCTCGCCGTTTGCCGTCGAACCCGTATCGCCCCCATAT
The window above is part of the Sulfurihydrogenibium sp. genome. Proteins encoded here:
- a CDS encoding Lrp/AsnC ligand binding domain-containing protein, whose translation is MKEMEMPITFEELLKDIEIKNAASAYVLIEANPPEIPNILKALSTIENVKSADVVTGIYDIIVYVVGEDQNEIGRIVIKDINPIPGVKKATTCMVVKL